From the Gramella sp. Hel_I_59 genome, one window contains:
- the fbp gene encoding class 1 fructose-bisphosphatase, translated as MSKPNQTLGEFIIENQSDFPGSSGELSRLINSIRLAAKVVNHEVNKAGLVDIIGAYGETNIQGEDQQKLDVYANNKFIQTLTNREIVCGIASEENDDFIRIEGHKRDHKNKYVVLMDPLDGSSNIDVNVSVGTIFSIYQRVTPIGTPVQKEDFLQPGNMQVAAGYIIYGTSTMLVYTTGHGVNGFTLNPALGSWYLSHPDMKFPEDGRIYSINEGNYIHFPQGVKDYIKYCQEEQGDRPYTSRYIGSMVSDIHRNMIKGGIFMYPKSSKANNGKLRLLYECNPFAYLTEQAGGKASDGFQRIMDIKPTELHERVPFFCGSRKMVEKAEEFMRKAETEDQSQSLSFSSK; from the coding sequence ATGTCTAAGCCAAATCAAACTCTCGGAGAATTTATCATTGAAAACCAGTCAGATTTCCCGGGTTCTTCCGGAGAGTTATCCAGACTTATCAATTCTATTCGGCTAGCTGCCAAAGTAGTAAATCACGAGGTGAATAAAGCCGGACTAGTGGATATCATCGGGGCTTATGGCGAGACTAACATTCAGGGTGAAGACCAGCAAAAGCTGGATGTCTATGCGAATAATAAGTTTATTCAGACCCTAACGAATCGGGAGATCGTTTGTGGAATCGCTTCCGAAGAGAATGATGATTTTATCCGGATCGAAGGGCATAAACGCGATCATAAAAATAAATATGTTGTATTAATGGATCCGCTGGATGGTAGTTCGAATATAGACGTAAACGTATCTGTAGGAACTATTTTCTCGATCTATCAAAGAGTGACACCTATTGGGACTCCTGTTCAGAAGGAGGATTTTCTTCAACCCGGGAATATGCAGGTGGCCGCAGGATATATTATTTATGGAACTTCAACGATGTTGGTATATACGACAGGTCATGGAGTGAATGGATTTACATTAAATCCTGCACTGGGATCCTGGTATCTTTCTCATCCTGATATGAAATTTCCTGAAGATGGAAGGATCTATTCCATTAATGAAGGGAATTACATACATTTCCCACAGGGTGTAAAAGATTATATCAAATACTGCCAGGAGGAACAGGGAGATCGTCCTTATACTTCCAGGTATATTGGTTCGATGGTATCAGATATTCACCGGAATATGATTAAAGGTGGTATCTTCATGTACCCTAAGAGTTCCAAAGCCAATAATGGGAAATTGAGACTTCTTTATGAGTGCAATCCATTTGCATATTTAACAGAGCAGGCGGGAGGTAAAGCCAGTGATGGTTTCCAGAGAATTATGGATATAAAACCTACTGAGCTTCACGAACGTGTGCCTTTCTTCTGCGGAAGCAGGAAAATGGTGGAAAAAGCTGAAGAATTTATGCGTAAAGCTGAAACTGAAGATCAGTCTCAGTCATTATCTTTCTCAAGCAAATAA
- a CDS encoding Ig-like domain-containing protein — MKKRVPGFILVLILLFTTVQCAKKGMPEGGPVDEDPPKFLRANPENFTTNFDKEEIRIYFDEYIKLDKPSQQIIISPPMVPKPNIMPLGTARKDIKIEITDTLEENTTYAINFGKSIVDNNEGNPYDYFKYVFSTGDYIDSLAVSGIVRDAKLKEPSEVISVMLYEADTSYTDSIVFKETPRYITYSQDSTFNFSLENLKAGTYRMVALMDSNDNYLYNPKKEKIGFVEGDITIPTEETFELTVFKEQLEFEPKRPNHFKGNQIIFGYEGYADPDSIKIDLLSARPEGFRSRIIKDPVKDTLYYWYNTSPELDTLMFAVNSPRTQDTLIARMGNLERDSLMVSTENGDLIKDFKLKANTPIIEYAADQIRIMDMDSADVPFEAEFDPLLNEVRLKFEKKPANNYNITAFPGAITDLFEETNDTIYKNMTTKDLSAFGTIIIDLQNIQQFPVIVQLTNIKGEILAEQYSEDRSNFTFNYLNPGDILVRVIFDSNANQKWDTGNFLKKIQPERIQYLRDTLEVRANWDQPYKFSLD; from the coding sequence ATGAAGAAAAGAGTACCCGGTTTTATTCTCGTTTTGATACTTCTGTTCACCACAGTACAGTGTGCAAAGAAAGGAATGCCCGAGGGCGGACCGGTAGATGAAGATCCGCCAAAATTCTTGAGAGCAAACCCCGAAAACTTTACTACTAATTTCGACAAGGAGGAAATCCGAATTTACTTCGATGAATATATAAAGCTGGACAAACCTTCCCAACAGATCATTATTTCTCCTCCCATGGTTCCAAAACCTAACATCATGCCATTGGGAACAGCAAGAAAAGATATCAAGATAGAGATCACTGATACCCTGGAAGAGAATACTACCTATGCCATTAACTTCGGAAAATCTATCGTAGACAACAATGAGGGGAATCCCTATGATTATTTCAAATATGTATTTTCAACAGGAGATTATATAGATTCACTGGCAGTTTCTGGAATTGTTAGAGATGCTAAGCTGAAAGAACCTTCAGAAGTAATATCTGTAATGCTTTATGAAGCCGATACTTCTTATACAGATTCTATAGTTTTCAAGGAAACTCCAAGGTATATCACATACTCCCAGGATAGCACTTTTAATTTCAGTCTTGAAAATCTAAAAGCGGGTACCTACAGAATGGTTGCACTTATGGATAGCAACGATAATTACCTGTATAACCCTAAAAAAGAAAAAATTGGTTTTGTAGAAGGTGATATTACGATTCCTACTGAAGAAACCTTTGAACTTACAGTTTTCAAGGAACAGCTCGAATTCGAACCTAAAAGGCCCAATCATTTTAAAGGGAACCAGATCATTTTTGGTTACGAAGGATATGCAGATCCCGATAGTATTAAAATCGATTTACTATCTGCCAGACCTGAAGGTTTCCGCTCTAGAATAATAAAGGACCCTGTAAAAGACACCTTATATTACTGGTATAATACCAGTCCGGAACTGGATACTCTAATGTTTGCGGTGAATTCTCCAAGAACGCAGGATACTCTAATCGCGAGAATGGGAAATCTGGAACGTGACTCACTGATGGTTTCAACCGAAAATGGCGATTTGATCAAAGACTTCAAGTTAAAAGCAAACACGCCAATCATTGAGTATGCTGCAGACCAGATCAGGATCATGGATATGGATTCTGCTGATGTTCCTTTCGAAGCTGAATTTGATCCATTGCTGAATGAAGTGAGACTGAAATTTGAGAAAAAGCCAGCAAACAATTATAATATTACTGCATTTCCAGGTGCAATTACAGACCTTTTTGAAGAAACCAATGACACGATCTATAAGAATATGACCACTAAAGATCTTTCAGCATTTGGTACTATCATCATTGATCTTCAGAATATTCAACAATTTCCAGTGATCGTACAGTTAACTAATATTAAAGGTGAAATTCTCGCTGAGCAATATTCAGAAGACCGGTCGAATTTCACTTTCAATTATCTCAATCCCGGGGATATCCTAGTGCGTGTTATTTTTGACAGCAATGCTAACCAAAAGTGGGACACAGGTAATTTCCTGAAAAAGATTCAGCCAGAAAGGATTCAGTATCTAAGAGACACTTTAGAAGTGCGCGCTAACTGGGATCAACCTTATAAATTTAGTCTAGACTAA
- a CDS encoding amidohydrolase: MDDKLQVAIIQAELQWENSEANLQMFSEKIEAISDKTELIVLPEMFTTGFSMNAENLAEETKGKTLNWMIETAKHKNAAITGSVIIKDHGEYYNRLFFVFPDGDYKIYDKRHTFTLAKEHLTYTAGKDRLIVEYKGWKICPLVCYDLRFPLWARNTEDYDLLIYVANWPEKRVNAWDALLKARAIENMSYCIGLNRTGEDGDGYVYNGHSAAYDVLGNAITGLNRSEEFVEEFELSKKEMLETREKMKFLQDRDSFSLD; this comes from the coding sequence ATGGATGATAAATTACAAGTAGCCATAATTCAGGCTGAACTGCAATGGGAAAATTCTGAAGCGAATCTGCAGATGTTTTCAGAAAAGATAGAAGCGATCAGTGATAAAACAGAACTTATTGTACTGCCGGAAATGTTTACGACAGGTTTCAGTATGAATGCTGAAAATCTTGCTGAAGAAACGAAAGGAAAGACCCTCAACTGGATGATCGAAACGGCTAAGCATAAAAATGCTGCGATCACGGGAAGTGTGATCATCAAAGATCATGGCGAATATTATAACCGACTCTTTTTCGTATTTCCTGATGGAGATTATAAAATTTATGACAAACGACACACCTTCACTCTGGCCAAGGAACATCTTACATATACTGCAGGAAAAGACAGGTTGATCGTTGAATATAAGGGTTGGAAGATTTGTCCGTTGGTATGCTATGACCTGAGATTTCCCTTATGGGCCAGAAATACCGAAGATTATGATCTATTGATTTATGTAGCCAACTGGCCAGAAAAGCGTGTAAATGCCTGGGATGCATTACTAAAAGCGCGTGCCATCGAAAATATGAGCTACTGCATTGGATTGAATAGAACCGGCGAAGATGGTGATGGCTATGTTTACAACGGGCATTCTGCTGCTTACGATGTTTTAGGTAATGCGATCACCGGCCTGAATAGATCTGAAGAATTCGTGGAGGAATTCGAACTATCAAAAAAGGAAATGCTGGAAACCCGGGAGAAAATGAAATTCTTACAGGATCGTGATTCTTTTAGTCTAGACTAA
- a CDS encoding DUF1440 domain-containing protein, with the protein MSVANFFQKDSYVSNTSRSVISGFIGGLAGTAVKTLIEQVLPVREIDQKSSQMKIVDDLSTKITGSPVSTHNEALAEQLVNIPMGGSLGAAYGYGKKNRFGLKPMDGIIFGATTWASTHETSLPILGLEPKPTDVPVRMQINELFAHVAFGVTTELVRHYIDKQMRESN; encoded by the coding sequence ATGAGTGTAGCAAATTTCTTTCAGAAGGATTCATATGTTTCTAATACAAGTCGTAGCGTAATTTCAGGTTTTATTGGTGGTCTTGCCGGGACTGCTGTTAAGACCCTTATTGAGCAGGTTCTTCCGGTTAGAGAAATCGACCAGAAGTCTTCTCAAATGAAGATAGTAGACGACCTTTCGACTAAGATCACAGGTAGCCCGGTAAGCACTCACAATGAAGCACTGGCAGAACAGTTAGTGAACATCCCAATGGGTGGTTCTCTTGGAGCCGCTTATGGCTATGGTAAAAAGAACCGTTTTGGCCTTAAACCTATGGACGGGATCATTTTTGGTGCTACGACCTGGGCTTCTACTCACGAAACTTCTTTACCAATTCTGGGTCTTGAGCCAAAACCGACAGATGTGCCTGTAAGAATGCAGATCAATGAGCTTTTTGCCCATGTTGCCTTTGGAGTAACTACAGAACTGGTAAGACATTATATCGATAAGCAAATGAGAGAGAGCAACTAA
- a CDS encoding GNAT family N-acetyltransferase, with the protein MEINIRKAEARDMQDVLDLIKELAIFEKEPDAVIISVKDLIQDGFGEQPLFTCFVAEVEGKIHGMALIYFRYSTWKGKTVHLEDLVVRESYRGKGLGSALYSRVIKFASEENVKRTEWVVLNWNKDAADFYRRSGANVMQDWDTVQMDADGMHAYLQNKNML; encoded by the coding sequence ATGGAAATTAACATTAGAAAGGCGGAAGCCCGGGACATGCAGGACGTTCTCGATCTTATAAAGGAACTCGCAATCTTCGAAAAGGAGCCAGACGCAGTGATTATTTCAGTAAAAGATCTTATACAAGATGGTTTTGGTGAGCAACCTCTTTTCACCTGCTTTGTTGCTGAAGTTGAAGGGAAGATCCACGGAATGGCTCTTATATATTTCAGGTATTCAACCTGGAAGGGAAAAACTGTTCATCTTGAGGATCTGGTGGTTCGGGAAAGCTACAGAGGCAAAGGCCTGGGATCTGCTCTTTACAGCCGGGTGATCAAATTTGCTTCCGAAGAAAATGTAAAAAGAACAGAATGGGTGGTTCTAAACTGGAATAAAGATGCTGCCGATTTCTATCGCAGAAGTGGTGCTAATGTCATGCAGGACTGGGATACGGTACAAATGGATGCAGATGGAATGCATGCCTATCTCCAAAATAAAAATATGCTTTAA
- a CDS encoding ligase-associated DNA damage response DEXH box helicase produces MKRAELIGLADYWFAGQDWKPFKFQKDTWTAYLQKKNGLLNAPTGSGKTYALWVPIVLEYIRKNPDYKSKHKKGLKAIWITPLRALSVEIEQAASRFAEEMGTQFTVGIRTGDTSQKDRAAQKRSMPDLLITTPESLQLLLASKNYDKTFKDLQAIVIDEWHELLGTKRGVQVELGLSRLKTISKDLRIWGISATIGNLDQAREVLLGPESKAFENSVLVRAFLKKKIDVRSIIPKKMEKFPWRGHLGLHLLDEVVPIIKESRTTLLFTNTRSQCELWFQKLLSKYPEFAGEIAMHHGSINKETRLWVEQAIRNESLKAVVCTSSLDLGVDFAPVETIVQIGGPKGVARFLQRAGRSGHQPGKVSLIYFLPTHAIELIEASALQKAVVKKAVEDRVPYLMSFDVLVQYLNTLAVSNGFFPKEIFPEIASTFCFQGITEDQWRWILNFITKGSQSLQSYDEYKKVEIEEDGKFKINNRGVAMRHRLQIGTIVSDAVLSVKYIKGGYIGTMEEFFISKLKPGDVFTFAGRNLELVRIKNMQVLVRKSKKKTAKVPSWSGGRMTFFAQMSELLRDEMYEASALEQDEKTSPEFEALKPIFKRQQRDSIIPKADEFLIETFKTREGYHAVFYPFDGRFVHEALGSLLAYRISLLVPISFSIAFNDYGFELLSDQEIDMQQILDNNLFSAEYLMDDLYKSLNSTEMARRKFRDIAVIAGLVFTGYPNKLIKSKHLQSNSQLLFSVFRDYEEDNLLYQQAFRETFEHQLEEGRLRISLDRISKQTIVWKKCAKPTPFSFPIITDRMREKLSSEKLEDRIKKMLKQLEA; encoded by the coding sequence ATGAAGCGGGCTGAACTCATAGGACTGGCAGATTACTGGTTTGCGGGACAGGACTGGAAACCTTTTAAATTTCAGAAGGATACCTGGACAGCTTATCTTCAGAAGAAAAACGGATTATTGAATGCGCCTACCGGAAGTGGGAAAACTTACGCATTGTGGGTTCCAATAGTACTGGAATATATTCGTAAAAATCCGGATTATAAATCGAAGCATAAGAAAGGTCTGAAGGCGATATGGATCACTCCGCTTAGAGCTTTAAGTGTAGAAATTGAACAGGCCGCTTCACGCTTTGCGGAAGAAATGGGAACGCAGTTTACCGTGGGTATCAGGACCGGCGATACTTCCCAGAAGGACCGGGCCGCGCAGAAACGCTCCATGCCAGATCTGCTCATTACAACCCCGGAAAGCTTGCAATTGCTGCTCGCTTCCAAAAACTACGACAAAACATTCAAGGACCTACAGGCGATCGTGATCGATGAGTGGCATGAACTTCTCGGGACTAAGAGAGGTGTTCAGGTAGAATTAGGTCTGTCCCGATTAAAAACTATCTCTAAAGATTTAAGGATCTGGGGTATTTCTGCTACAATCGGGAATCTTGATCAGGCAAGGGAAGTACTGCTTGGGCCAGAGTCAAAAGCCTTTGAAAATTCGGTTTTGGTGCGAGCATTCTTGAAAAAGAAGATCGATGTACGATCTATCATTCCGAAGAAAATGGAGAAATTTCCCTGGCGAGGGCATTTAGGTCTGCATTTGCTGGATGAGGTCGTGCCTATTATCAAGGAATCCAGAACCACTCTGCTTTTTACCAATACCAGGTCGCAATGTGAACTCTGGTTTCAGAAATTGCTGAGTAAATACCCTGAGTTTGCCGGTGAAATAGCCATGCATCATGGAAGTATTAATAAAGAAACCAGGCTTTGGGTCGAGCAGGCAATAAGAAACGAAAGTTTGAAAGCCGTGGTCTGTACTTCAAGTCTTGACCTAGGAGTAGATTTCGCGCCGGTGGAAACGATCGTGCAAATTGGCGGACCTAAAGGTGTAGCGAGATTTTTACAAAGGGCGGGTAGAAGTGGTCACCAGCCGGGAAAAGTAAGTTTGATCTATTTTCTGCCAACACATGCAATAGAGTTGATCGAGGCTTCAGCTTTACAAAAGGCCGTAGTAAAAAAGGCGGTAGAGGATCGAGTTCCTTACCTGATGAGTTTTGACGTTTTAGTTCAATATTTAAATACGCTGGCGGTCTCCAACGGTTTCTTCCCAAAAGAGATCTTTCCAGAAATTGCCAGTACGTTTTGCTTCCAGGGAATCACCGAAGATCAATGGCGATGGATCCTGAATTTTATTACCAAAGGCAGCCAGAGTCTTCAGTCTTATGATGAATATAAAAAAGTAGAGATTGAGGAAGATGGAAAGTTTAAGATCAATAATCGGGGAGTTGCCATGCGCCACCGACTTCAAATTGGAACTATTGTTAGCGACGCGGTACTGAGTGTAAAGTATATAAAGGGGGGCTATATAGGAACTATGGAAGAGTTCTTTATTTCCAAATTGAAACCCGGAGATGTATTTACCTTTGCCGGTAGAAACCTGGAACTCGTTCGAATTAAGAACATGCAGGTGCTGGTTAGGAAATCTAAGAAGAAAACGGCTAAAGTTCCTAGTTGGTCTGGTGGAAGAATGACCTTCTTCGCTCAAATGAGTGAATTATTACGCGATGAAATGTATGAAGCTTCAGCATTAGAGCAGGATGAGAAGACCAGTCCTGAATTTGAAGCTTTAAAACCTATTTTTAAGAGACAACAGAGAGATTCAATCATTCCAAAGGCAGATGAGTTTTTAATAGAAACTTTCAAAACCAGGGAAGGTTATCATGCGGTTTTCTATCCTTTTGACGGGCGATTTGTGCATGAAGCTTTGGGTAGTTTACTTGCTTACCGTATCAGCTTGCTAGTTCCAATCAGCTTTTCGATCGCATTCAATGATTACGGATTCGAATTACTTTCAGATCAAGAAATTGATATGCAGCAGATATTGGATAACAATCTGTTTTCTGCAGAGTATCTTATGGATGATCTCTATAAAAGTTTAAACTCTACGGAAATGGCCCGTAGAAAATTCCGCGATATAGCAGTGATTGCTGGATTGGTATTTACCGGGTATCCAAATAAGCTGATCAAAAGCAAACACCTTCAGTCGAATTCGCAATTATTATTCAGTGTTTTCAGAGATTATGAAGAGGACAATTTACTGTATCAGCAAGCCTTTCGGGAGACTTTTGAGCATCAGTTAGAAGAAGGGAGATTAAGAATCTCCCTTGATAGAATTTCGAAACAAACGATCGTCTGGAAAAAATGTGCGAAACCAACACCCTTCTCGTTTCCAATCATTACAGATAGAATGCGTGAAAAATTATCTTCAGAAAAGCTGGAAGATAGGATCAAAAAGATGCTGAAGCAATTAGAGGCTTAG
- a CDS encoding phosphoribosyltransferase family protein, translating to MFHDFINLLYPASCHICQAELVKNEHILCTNCLHDLPVTRYHLDNDNPVKKIFQGRVKIDKATALLHFRKKSGVQQLIHDLKYRGHQEIGKYLGAWLGEELSAINDYKKIDLVLPVPLHKSRLKERGYNQVEAFGIEIAKKLNAQYRSDLLLKVNAMQTQTRKGRISRWGKIEQTLELHKPDELKGKTVLLVDDLVTTGATLEACAHKLLEIENISISIATMAITH from the coding sequence ATGTTTCACGATTTCATCAATCTTCTTTATCCGGCTTCCTGTCACATTTGCCAGGCAGAACTTGTGAAAAATGAGCATATACTTTGTACCAATTGCCTGCATGATCTTCCGGTTACCAGATATCATTTAGATAACGACAATCCGGTCAAAAAAATTTTCCAGGGCAGGGTAAAGATAGACAAAGCAACCGCATTATTACATTTCAGAAAAAAATCTGGGGTACAACAGCTTATCCATGATCTGAAATATCGCGGACACCAGGAAATTGGAAAATATCTCGGCGCATGGCTGGGAGAAGAGCTATCGGCTATTAATGATTACAAGAAAATAGATCTGGTTCTTCCTGTTCCTTTGCATAAATCCAGGTTAAAAGAACGTGGTTACAACCAGGTAGAAGCATTTGGAATCGAAATCGCCAAAAAATTGAATGCTCAATATAGATCTGATCTTCTATTAAAAGTAAACGCCATGCAAACACAAACCAGAAAAGGCAGGATCTCCAGATGGGGCAAAATTGAACAAACGCTCGAACTTCACAAGCCCGATGAATTGAAGGGAAAGACTGTGCTGCTGGTTGATGACCTGGTTACGACCGGAGCTACCCTGGAAGCCTGTGCTCATAAATTACTTGAAATAGAAAATATCAGCATATCTATCGCTACCATGGCAATTACACACTAA
- a CDS encoding ligase-associated DNA damage response exonuclease gives METPLLAFNDKGIYCAAADVYLDPWKPVDKAIISHGHADHSRYGHKKYITHHSNVPIISHRLGEINVTGKKWNEIFTINGVKFSLHPAGHIIGSAQIRVEYKGEVWVFTGDYKTEDDGVAVPYEPVKCHTFITECTFGLPAFKWTPQEQVFAEINNWWAQNQADGRTSVLFGYSLGKAQRLLKHLDPSIGKIYTHGAIENMTEVLRSQMDFHETTRVTRETTKEELKGNIVLAPGSAHGSTWIRKMVPYVTASASGWMTFRGARRRRAIDKGFVLSDHCDWQGLLSSIKETGCEKVICTHGYTDIFSKYLREQGYDARTEETQYESETGQLESDKEKDSE, from the coding sequence ATGGAAACACCGCTACTGGCTTTTAATGACAAAGGAATTTACTGTGCTGCTGCAGATGTATATCTGGATCCGTGGAAACCTGTGGATAAAGCGATTATATCACATGGTCATGCAGATCATAGCAGGTATGGTCACAAAAAATATATAACGCATCACAGCAATGTACCTATTATTAGTCACAGGCTGGGAGAAATTAATGTCACCGGCAAGAAGTGGAATGAAATCTTTACGATCAACGGAGTGAAATTTTCGTTGCATCCAGCAGGTCATATTATTGGTTCTGCCCAGATCAGGGTCGAGTATAAGGGTGAAGTCTGGGTTTTCACCGGGGATTATAAAACGGAGGATGATGGTGTTGCGGTCCCTTATGAGCCTGTAAAATGCCACACTTTTATTACTGAATGCACCTTTGGATTGCCCGCTTTTAAATGGACTCCACAGGAGCAGGTTTTTGCTGAAATAAATAACTGGTGGGCGCAAAACCAGGCAGATGGGAGGACTTCTGTTCTCTTCGGTTATTCCCTCGGAAAAGCCCAGCGTTTACTGAAGCATTTAGATCCATCTATTGGAAAAATATATACTCATGGAGCCATTGAGAATATGACAGAAGTATTACGTTCTCAAATGGATTTTCATGAAACTACAAGAGTGACCAGGGAAACCACGAAGGAAGAATTAAAAGGTAATATCGTACTGGCCCCGGGAAGTGCTCATGGAAGTACCTGGATCAGGAAAATGGTGCCTTATGTAACCGCCTCAGCCAGTGGATGGATGACTTTTCGTGGTGCCAGAAGAAGAAGAGCGATCGATAAAGGCTTTGTACTCAGTGATCATTGTGACTGGCAGGGTTTATTATCATCTATCAAAGAAACTGGTTGTGAAAAAGTGATTTGTACTCATGGATATACCGATATATTTTCGAAATATCTGCGCGAACAGGGTTACGACGCACGAACTGAAGAAACTCAATACGAAAGTGAGACTGGGCAACTGGAAAGCGATAAAGAAAAGGATTCGGAATGA
- a CDS encoding ATP-dependent DNA ligase has product MRAFADLIKTLDSTNKTTLKVEALTEYFKNAEDKDKVWTIAILSHRRPPRPVNTTLMREWASELANIPLWLFEESYHIVGDLAETIALVIPKSDSSTEKSLNQFLQEILELKKKPEEVKKEYLFDNWLNLNYYERFVFTKLITGSFRIGVSQKLMTRALAKATEIDEDILAYKLMGNWEPSKITYNKLILEENEEDFLSKPYPFYLAYAIEDEPDALGDVSEWSAEHKWDGIRSQVIIRNDQLFVWSRGEELVTDKYPEFEALVGVVPNGTVIDGEILPFPDGEIGTFNDLQTRIGRKNVSKKLLEKTPVILKAYDILEWEGEDIRNTAFGERREILEKLYHEVRSEELPLHLSESIRFKNWEEAAVERENSREVKSEGLMLKRLDSPYLVGRKKGDWWKWKVDPLTIDAVLTYAMRGHGRRSNLFTDYTFGLWDEEKKELVTFAKAYSGLTDKEFRKLDAWIKRNTLDRFGPVRSVTPHYVFEIAFEGIAESKRHKSGVATRFPRILRWRLDKKIEEANTLDDLKALIP; this is encoded by the coding sequence ATGAGAGCATTTGCAGATTTGATCAAAACACTGGATAGTACCAATAAAACTACCCTGAAAGTTGAAGCTCTTACCGAGTATTTTAAAAATGCTGAAGACAAAGACAAAGTCTGGACCATTGCGATTTTAAGTCATCGAAGACCGCCCAGACCGGTAAATACAACCCTCATGCGGGAATGGGCTTCAGAATTAGCGAATATTCCGCTCTGGCTGTTTGAAGAATCCTATCATATTGTTGGAGATCTGGCTGAAACTATTGCCCTTGTTATTCCGAAGAGTGACAGTTCTACGGAAAAGAGTCTGAATCAATTCTTACAGGAGATCCTTGAACTCAAGAAAAAGCCAGAAGAAGTAAAAAAGGAATATCTTTTTGATAACTGGTTAAATCTGAATTATTACGAACGTTTCGTCTTTACCAAACTTATAACCGGAAGTTTTAGAATTGGAGTGAGTCAGAAATTGATGACTCGTGCTCTGGCAAAAGCTACTGAAATTGATGAAGATATCCTTGCTTATAAATTAATGGGGAACTGGGAACCTTCAAAGATTACCTATAATAAGCTTATTCTCGAGGAAAACGAAGAGGATTTTCTTTCAAAACCTTATCCATTTTATCTGGCTTACGCCATTGAAGATGAACCTGATGCACTTGGAGACGTTTCAGAATGGAGCGCAGAGCATAAATGGGATGGCATACGTTCGCAGGTAATTATTAGAAATGACCAGTTATTTGTGTGGTCACGTGGAGAGGAATTGGTAACCGATAAATACCCTGAATTTGAAGCTTTGGTTGGCGTTGTTCCCAATGGTACGGTCATCGATGGAGAAATTCTACCATTTCCAGATGGTGAAATTGGAACTTTTAATGATCTGCAAACGCGGATTGGACGTAAGAATGTTAGTAAGAAGCTTCTTGAAAAAACACCGGTTATTTTAAAAGCTTATGATATTCTGGAATGGGAAGGTGAAGACATTCGGAATACAGCATTTGGAGAGAGACGTGAGATACTGGAAAAGCTATATCACGAAGTTCGAAGTGAAGAGCTGCCCTTGCATCTTTCAGAAAGTATACGATTTAAAAACTGGGAAGAAGCAGCTGTAGAGCGCGAAAATTCGAGAGAAGTAAAGTCGGAAGGATTAATGCTGAAAAGACTTGATTCTCCGTATCTCGTAGGAAGAAAAAAAGGCGACTGGTGGAAATGGAAAGTTGATCCGCTCACCATAGATGCAGTACTTACCTATGCCATGCGAGGTCATGGAAGGCGAAGTAATTTATTTACAGATTACACATTCGGGCTCTGGGATGAAGAAAAAAAGGAACTGGTGACTTTCGCAAAGGCTTACTCCGGACTTACCGATAAAGAATTCCGAAAGCTGGATGCCTGGATCAAACGAAATACGCTGGACCGCTTTGGCCCGGTTAGAAGTGTAACTCCACATTACGTATTCGAAATTGCTTTTGAAGGAATAGCAGAATCTAAAAGACATAAAAGTGGTGTTGCAACAAGGTTCCCCAGGATACTTCGTTGGAGATTGGATAAAAAGATCGAGGAAGCCAATACTTTGGATGATCTAAAAGCGCTCATACCATGA
- a CDS encoding TerB family tellurite resistance protein — MSFSDLFGSGEHLRNLSHFASIVNLAAIDGEINDREEKLLQRFARKLDINEAEYAKVIENPKAFPLTGSNSVERRLERLHDLFKIIFADNEIDEEETELIKRYAIGLGFSSQASEGIIERSIQIFSGQLNFDDYRYLLEKDND, encoded by the coding sequence ATGTCCTTTTCAGATTTATTTGGCTCAGGAGAGCATCTAAGAAACTTAAGTCATTTCGCATCGATCGTAAATCTTGCAGCCATTGACGGTGAGATTAATGATAGAGAAGAGAAATTACTTCAAAGATTTGCCCGTAAACTGGATATTAACGAAGCTGAATATGCTAAGGTGATCGAAAACCCAAAAGCATTTCCTCTTACTGGATCCAATAGTGTTGAAAGAAGATTAGAGCGCCTGCACGATCTTTTCAAGATCATCTTTGCAGATAATGAGATCGACGAAGAAGAAACTGAACTTATTAAGCGCTACGCGATAGGCCTTGGTTTTTCCAGCCAGGCTTCTGAAGGAATTATCGAGCGTTCTATCCAGATCTTTAGCGGACAGTTAAACTTCGATGATTATCGTTATTTGCTTGAGAAAGATAATGACTGA